A window from Triticum aestivum cultivar Chinese Spring chromosome 6D, IWGSC CS RefSeq v2.1, whole genome shotgun sequence encodes these proteins:
- the LOC123141851 gene encoding 2-oxoglutarate-dependent dioxygenase 11, which yields MVRTTVQDLAAAVEEPPRQYVVHERDRDHLLAADEMPDPIPLIDLGRLMAADEAHKLREALQTWGLFLVTNHGIEESLMDAMMSASRDFFRQPPEEKNKCSNLIDDGEHLEMEGYGNDKVVTPQDQGLSWNDRLHLRVEPQDERNFAKWPTHPESFRDVLLEYASRTKRIRDLILRSIAKILDLDEDYFVNKISNTARGFARFNYYPPCSRPELVLGMRPHSDVGLLTILFVDHDVGGLQVQRDGKWYNVPVKPYTLVINLADCMEIMCNGIFMSPVHRVVTNAKKERLSLGVFYVVDGETVLEPAPGLLDDKRPPRYGKFKAKDFGFSFD from the exons ATGGTGCGGACGACGGTGCAGGATCTGGCGGCGGCCGTCGAGGAGCCGCCACGGCAGTACGTGGTGCACGAGCGAGACCGAGACCACCTGCTGGCCGCTGACGAGATGCCGGATCCCATCCCTCTCATCGACCTTGGCCGGCTCATGGCCGCCGACGAGGCCCACAAGCTCCGGGAGGCCCTACAGACCTGGGGCCTCTTCCTG GTCACCAACCATGGAATCGAGGAGTCTCTTATGGATGCCATGATGAGCGCGTCGAGGGACTTCTTCCGGCAGCCGCCTGAAGAAAAGAACAAATGCAGCAACTTGATAGATGACGGCGAGCACTTGGAGATGGAAGGCTATGGAAATGACAAAGTGGTAACCCCCCAGGATCAGGGCCTCAGCTGGAACGACCGGTTGCATTTGAGGGTGGAGCCACAAGATGAGAGGAATTTTGCCAAGTGGCCCACTCACCCGGAATCTTTCAG GGATGTGCTACTTGAGTACGCATCAAGAACCAAGAGAATAAGAGACCTTATCTTGCGATCAATAGCCAAGATCCTGGACCTGGATGAGGATTACTTCGTCAACAAAATATCAAACACGGCTCGTGGGTTTGCTAGGTTCAACTACTACCCTCCATGTTCGAGACCTGAACTAGTTTTGGGCATGAGGCCTCACTCTGATGTTGGTCTCCTTACAATCCTTTTTGTTGACCATGATGTCGGTGGCTTGCAAGTTCAGAGAGATGGGAAATGGTACAATGTCCCAGTCAAGCCTTATACATTGGTGATTAACTTAGCTGATTGCATGGAG ATAATGTGCAACGGAATCTTCATGAGTCCAGTTCATAGGGTGGTGACGAATGCCAAGAAGGAGAGACTTTCATTGGGTGTGTTTTATGTTGTGGATGGTGAAACGGTGCTGGAGCCAGCGCCTGGTTTGCTGGATGACAAGCGACCACCAAGATATGGGAAATTCAAGGCCAAGGATTTCGGTTTTTCGTTCGACTGA
- the LOC123141852 gene encoding cell number regulator 1, with amino-acid sequence MYPTTPSDAYDRFSNGPPPTAPPPQQQPTYNHAMNQSHHARPAAGLARWSTGLFHCMDDPGNCLITCLCPCITFGQIADIVDRGTCSCAGSGAAYAAICATTGMGCLYSCVYRTKMRAHYDLDEGECPDFLVHWCCELCALCQEYRELKNRGFDMGIGWDANMERRNRGVTGGQVMGAPATPVGMMR; translated from the exons ATGTATCCCACCACCCCCTCCGACGCGTACGACAGGTTCAGCAACGGACCTCCGCCCacggcgccgccgccgcagcagcagcccACGTACAACCACGCCATGAACCAGAGCCACcacgcccgccccgccgccgggcTGGCGCGCTGGTCCACCGGCCTCTTCCACTGCATGGACGACCCCGGAAACT GTCTCATCACCTGCCTGTGCCCCTGCATCACGTTCGGGCAGATCGCTGACATCGTGGACAGAGGAACCTGCT CGTGCGCCGGGAGCGGGGCGGCCTACGCGGCCATCTgcgcgacgacggggatggggtgCCTCTACTCGTGCGTCTACCGCACCAAGATGCGGGCGCACTACGACCTGGACGAGGGGGAGTGCCCGGACTTCCTCGTGCATTGGTGCTGCGAGCTCTGCGCGCTCTGCCAGGAGTACCGGGAGCTCAAGAACCGCGGCTTCGACATGGGGATCGGCTGGGACGCCAACATGGAGCGCCGGAACCGGGGCGTCACCGGCGGGCAGGTCATGGGGGCGCCGGCCACGCCCGTCGGCATGATGAGGTAA